A region from the Vicia villosa cultivar HV-30 ecotype Madison, WI linkage group LG3, Vvil1.0, whole genome shotgun sequence genome encodes:
- the LOC131661698 gene encoding uncharacterized protein LOC131661698, protein MGYAQLVIGPAGSGKSTYCSSLFQHCETVRRSIHIVNLDPAAENFDYPVAMDVRELISLDDVMEELGLGPNGGLVYCMEHLEDNLNEWLDEELDNYLDDEYLVFDCPGQIELYSHVPVFRNFVEHLKRRNFNVCVVYLLDSQFMVDVTKFISGCMASLSAMVQLELPHVNILSKMDLVKNKKDLEDFLDPEPQFLLSALNQHMAPKYAKLNKALIDLVSSYSMVSFIPLDLRKDKSIEYVLGQIDNCIQYGEDADVKVRDFDQEEDD, encoded by the exons ATGGGTTATGCACAGCTTGTTATTGGTCCTGCCGGTAGTGGCAAG TCTACGTATTGCTCGAGTTTGTTCCAACACTGTGAAACTGTGCGACGATCAATACATATTGTGAACCTTGATCCTGCTGCTGAGAATTTTGACTATCCTGTTGCAATGG ATGTAAGGGAACTCATTTCGCTGGATGATGTTATGGAGGAGCTTGGATTGGGTCCTAATGGTGGCCTTGTATACTGCATGGA acACCTTGAAGATAACCTCAATGAGTGGCTCGATGAGGAGCTGGACAATTATTTAGATGATGAGTACTTGGTTTTTGACTGCCCTG GTCAGATAGAACTTTACTCACATGTGCCAGTATTCCGGAATTTTGTTGAACATTTGAAGCGGAGAAATTTTAATGTCTGTGTTGTGTACTTGCTTGATTCACAG ttCATGGTAGATGTGACCAAATTTATAAGTGGATGCATGGCTTCCCTTTCTGCAATGGTTCAGCTTGAACTACCTCATGTCAATATCCTCTCAAAAATGGACCTTGTGAAAAACAAAAAGGATCTTGAAGA TTTCTTGGATCCAGAACCCCAATTTTTACTGTCTGCATTGAATCAACATATGGCTCCTAAGTATGCAAAGTTGAATAAAGCTTTGATTGACCTT GTGAGTAGTTATAGCATGGTGAGTTTTATACCACTGGACTTGAGGAAAGACAAAAG TATAGAATATGTGCTGGGTCAAATTGACAACTGCATTCAGTATGGAGAAGATGCTGATGTGAAGGTTAGGGATTTTGATCAAGAGGAAGATGATTAG